One Chitinophaga varians DNA window includes the following coding sequences:
- a CDS encoding HTH domain-containing protein, whose protein sequence is MQTKRLLTATSLAEKFTVNVRTIYRDIRALEQGGVPILTEEGKGYTLH, encoded by the coding sequence TTGCAGACAAAACGATTGTTGACAGCGACCAGCCTTGCTGAAAAATTTACTGTCAATGTAAGGACCATTTACAGAGATATCAGGGCATTGGAACAGGGAGGGGTGCCTATTCTTACAGAAGAAGGAAAAGGGTATACGCTGCACTAA
- a CDS encoding TonB-dependent receptor domain-containing protein, which yields MKRFISGILLVFTGLCSQAQKNTVTLSGIVKDTSGQAALAFVNVTLHKASDSTFISGTITAEEGRFSIADIAPGNYLLKFSCLGYHTKWQPLLAGQLSNFLSVGNISLQRSQVSINEVVVTGKVDEVSEKMDKKTFSPAANISQAGGSALDAMKNLPGVTAGQDGKVLLRGSDKVMILIDGKQTALTGMGGQSGLDNIPASAIAKIEIINNPSAKYDANGNAGIINIIYKKEKKEGFNGKVGLATGLGALWEKRENLPDIRPQYRATPKFNPSLSLNYRKNKVNFFFQGDNLYTQTLNKNEFTEKWYDHGEPVIQQVKRNRTTNIITGKTGIDWQPDDKNLFTISGLFSSEKILDRGDQPFFNADLSERQRLWQFLEDELKTTVTFSAGWQHQFKQPGRVLQMNLNYTFHREDEKYFFTNIMPAYTGLDSFKLLSDEHVADLTADYIHPLRFGRFEGGVKFRRRYIPTNMQFKPGLHSPLDTTAGGWANYGEIIPALYGMFVFENKDFEIEAGMRVEYVDLKYEVNPQHNTYRSNGYHYIQPFPNIRLAYRLNEQNKLTMFYNRRVDRPNEVDIRIFPKYDDAEIIKVGNPELRPQFTNTFELGYKTNWHSGYLYPALYHKRMDATISRIGTTVGNSNLIYNVFQNAGKSYQSGLEITLSQKLSRWASLQLNMNGYKNIIEGFTVLNRYPEPTRYTAPREEAFSGNIKLNSMFQLPSKIELQLTIIYLAPDIVPQGKIYSRFSIDMGAKKIIGRNEFFVNATDIANTLRIKRDVTGNGFTYTSTDYQETQVFRIGYNYKF from the coding sequence ATGAAACGATTTATCAGCGGGATACTATTAGTCTTTACAGGCCTTTGTAGTCAGGCACAGAAAAACACCGTCACCTTATCGGGAATTGTAAAGGATACAAGTGGCCAGGCTGCATTGGCATTTGTAAATGTGACACTTCATAAGGCGTCCGACAGCACGTTTATATCCGGTACTATTACTGCTGAGGAAGGCCGCTTTAGTATAGCAGACATAGCCCCCGGAAACTATCTTCTTAAATTTTCCTGCCTTGGATATCACACCAAATGGCAGCCTTTACTGGCTGGACAATTGAGCAACTTCCTATCTGTGGGTAATATATCCTTGCAGCGTTCACAAGTAAGCATAAACGAAGTGGTTGTCACTGGCAAGGTAGATGAGGTAAGCGAGAAAATGGATAAGAAAACATTCTCCCCGGCTGCCAACATTAGTCAGGCTGGCGGATCAGCACTGGATGCCATGAAAAATCTGCCTGGTGTTACCGCTGGCCAGGATGGAAAAGTATTACTGCGCGGCAGTGATAAGGTAATGATACTGATAGATGGCAAACAAACCGCGCTTACCGGTATGGGCGGCCAGTCAGGACTGGATAATATTCCGGCTTCTGCCATTGCTAAAATTGAGATCATCAATAACCCCTCAGCAAAATATGACGCCAACGGAAACGCAGGTATCATCAACATCATCTACAAAAAAGAAAAAAAAGAAGGCTTCAACGGCAAAGTGGGCCTCGCCACCGGTTTAGGGGCGCTATGGGAAAAGAGAGAAAACTTACCGGATATTCGCCCACAGTATAGAGCTACGCCTAAATTTAACCCTTCCCTATCCCTCAATTATCGCAAAAACAAAGTCAATTTCTTCTTTCAGGGCGACAACCTGTACACCCAAACCCTCAATAAAAATGAATTTACTGAAAAATGGTACGATCATGGAGAGCCCGTCATTCAACAGGTGAAGCGAAACAGAACTACCAACATCATTACCGGCAAGACAGGTATAGACTGGCAACCAGACGATAAAAACCTGTTTACTATTTCTGGTTTGTTTAGTAGTGAAAAAATCCTCGACCGGGGCGATCAGCCATTCTTTAATGCCGACCTATCCGAAAGACAACGCCTGTGGCAGTTTCTGGAGGATGAACTGAAAACTACCGTCACCTTCTCCGCAGGTTGGCAGCATCAATTTAAACAACCAGGACGAGTATTGCAGATGAACCTGAACTATACCTTTCACCGAGAAGACGAAAAGTATTTTTTCACCAATATCATGCCCGCCTATACCGGGCTAGATTCGTTTAAATTACTTTCAGACGAACATGTAGCCGATCTAACGGCGGATTACATACATCCCTTGCGCTTTGGGCGCTTTGAAGGAGGCGTTAAGTTCCGTCGCCGCTACATTCCGACTAACATGCAATTTAAACCAGGGCTGCATTCCCCGCTTGATACCACCGCCGGTGGCTGGGCCAATTACGGAGAAATCATTCCTGCTCTATATGGTATGTTCGTATTTGAAAACAAGGACTTTGAGATAGAAGCCGGAATGCGAGTAGAATATGTAGATCTCAAGTATGAAGTAAATCCGCAGCATAACACCTATCGCAGCAACGGGTACCATTATATACAGCCATTTCCCAATATCCGGTTAGCCTATCGCCTGAACGAACAGAATAAATTAACCATGTTCTATAATCGCCGGGTGGACCGGCCAAATGAGGTAGATATCCGTATCTTCCCTAAATATGACGATGCGGAAATCATTAAGGTAGGTAATCCGGAGCTGCGGCCACAGTTTACCAATACCTTTGAGTTGGGTTACAAAACCAACTGGCACAGTGGCTATCTATATCCTGCCCTGTATCATAAACGAATGGATGCTACCATTTCCCGTATAGGCACCACCGTGGGTAACAGTAATTTGATCTACAATGTATTCCAGAATGCCGGAAAAAGCTACCAATCCGGCCTGGAAATAACCCTGTCTCAAAAACTCAGCAGATGGGCCAGCCTGCAATTAAACATGAACGGCTATAAAAACATAATAGAAGGTTTTACCGTACTCAACAGATATCCGGAACCAACCCGGTACACCGCCCCCCGCGAGGAAGCGTTTTCCGGTAATATAAAGCTCAACAGTATGTTTCAATTGCCATCAAAAATAGAATTACAGCTTACCATCATTTACCTGGCACCTGATATTGTTCCACAGGGGAAAATTTACTCCCGTTTCTCCATAGATATGGGCGCCAAAAAGATCATAGGTAGAAACGAATTCTTTGTAAATGCTACTGATATCGCCAATACACTGCGCATTAAACGTGATGTGACAGGTAACGGGTTCACCTATACCAGTACGGATTACCAGGAAACACAAGTGTTCAGGATAGGGTACAACTATAAATTCTAA
- a CDS encoding sensor histidine kinase translates to MSKLLNKSLKIFILYAGIVLAGSIPAYYVIVDLIWEHELKEHNLIVSETIKQNLQSLSLSDKELAASVALWNKLRPETQLQPAASLLPDSTYNIYRKNKYIPAKGTDRFQGLITYFSVNGKPFRLTLETNMEESHETIMAIAVVTVMFFLILLGGFIFINRRIAARLWRPFYNSLEKIQSFNLHKPQEIHFDHTGIAEFETLNYHLHKLITGNIASYQQQKEFIQHASHELQTPLSVIKFKLDLLHQSKPMTEDQSDIIDQAHQALAKVTRVNKNLLLLAKIENSQFPEKELLDLPVLIEDYVTFLQDFLDDKQLQVQLNITRPLQLSANKTLLEILLTNLFMNAIRYSESGGTIQVSLDERRLVMANTGNEALDTDHLFRRFGLSGRHSTGTGLGLAIIHEVCQLYGWQEHYRFENGFHLFSIQWA, encoded by the coding sequence ATGAGTAAACTATTAAACAAATCGCTGAAGATATTTATCCTCTATGCAGGTATTGTATTGGCAGGCAGCATTCCGGCCTATTACGTGATTGTTGACCTGATATGGGAGCATGAACTGAAGGAACATAACCTCATTGTAAGTGAAACTATCAAACAAAATCTTCAGTCGTTATCTCTCTCTGACAAGGAATTAGCCGCAAGCGTCGCGCTCTGGAATAAACTACGCCCCGAAACGCAGTTGCAGCCGGCAGCGTCTTTATTACCGGATTCCACCTATAATATATACAGGAAAAATAAATACATTCCCGCCAAGGGGACAGATCGTTTTCAGGGGCTCATTACCTATTTCTCCGTCAACGGTAAGCCATTCCGGCTCACGCTCGAAACCAATATGGAAGAAAGTCATGAAACCATTATGGCCATTGCGGTGGTAACTGTCATGTTCTTTCTTATTTTATTGGGAGGTTTTATATTCATCAACAGGCGCATTGCAGCACGATTGTGGCGCCCCTTCTATAACAGTTTAGAAAAGATTCAGTCATTTAACCTGCATAAACCGCAGGAAATCCATTTTGATCATACCGGCATAGCAGAATTTGAAACGCTCAATTACCACCTCCATAAACTGATCACAGGCAATATCGCCAGCTATCAACAGCAAAAGGAGTTTATCCAACATGCCTCTCATGAATTGCAAACACCCTTGTCTGTGATCAAATTCAAGCTGGACCTCTTACATCAAAGCAAACCTATGACGGAGGACCAATCTGATATCATTGATCAGGCACATCAGGCTTTGGCTAAAGTGACCAGGGTGAACAAAAATCTGCTGTTACTCGCTAAAATTGAAAATAGCCAGTTTCCGGAAAAGGAACTACTAGATCTGCCTGTTCTGATAGAAGATTACGTAACGTTCCTACAAGACTTCCTGGACGATAAACAGCTACAGGTACAACTGAATATTACCAGGCCCCTGCAACTCTCTGCCAATAAAACCCTACTGGAAATATTGCTCACCAATCTGTTTATGAATGCTATCCGGTATAGCGAATCCGGCGGCACCATTCAGGTTTCCCTGGATGAGCGCCGTCTCGTAATGGCCAATACAGGTAACGAAGCCCTGGATACAGATCACCTGTTCCGGAGATTTGGGTTGTCAGGCCGCCATTCCACCGGTACCGGACTGGGACTGGCAATTATCCACGAAGTATGTCAACTATATGGCTGGCAGGAACACTACCGCTTTGAAAATGGGTTTCATTTATTCAGCATTCAATGGGCATGA
- a CDS encoding response regulator transcription factor → MKVLIIEDELQLAQSVIGYLSGESYVCEHAATYQQAMEKLCIYEYQCILLDLMLPGGNGLQLLEEIKKRQQQEGVIIISARDSYDDKIKGLQIGADDYLAKPFHLPELAARVYSVIRRRSFQNNNILQQEELQIDLLAKTVHIHDKPVLLTRKEFDLLIYFLGNKNRVISKNALAEHLSGDIADMLDNHSFVYAHIKNLKRKLHEAGCGNYLKTVYATGYKWEV, encoded by the coding sequence ATGAAGGTATTAATCATCGAAGATGAACTACAGCTGGCGCAGAGCGTTATTGGGTATTTATCCGGTGAGAGTTATGTATGTGAACATGCCGCCACCTATCAGCAGGCAATGGAGAAACTGTGTATATACGAATATCAGTGCATATTACTCGACCTCATGCTACCAGGTGGCAATGGACTTCAACTGCTGGAAGAAATCAAAAAAAGGCAACAACAGGAAGGGGTCATCATTATATCCGCCAGGGATTCCTACGATGACAAAATAAAGGGGCTCCAAATCGGGGCAGACGATTACCTGGCCAAACCTTTTCATCTGCCGGAACTGGCAGCCAGGGTGTATTCCGTGATCAGACGACGTTCATTCCAAAACAACAACATTCTTCAGCAGGAAGAGCTTCAAATAGACCTCCTCGCCAAAACGGTGCATATTCACGATAAACCGGTACTACTTACCCGGAAAGAATTTGACCTGCTCATCTATTTCCTGGGCAATAAAAACAGGGTTATCTCCAAAAACGCACTGGCAGAACACCTTTCAGGCGACATCGCAGATATGCTCGATAACCATAGCTTTGTATACGCACATATCAAAAATCTTAAAAGAAAGCTCCATGAAGCCGGCTGCGGCAATTACCTCAAAACCGTTTATGCCACGGGATATAAATGGGAAGTATGA
- a CDS encoding PepSY-like domain-containing protein has protein sequence MKTYVLLGCMIFSVSAFAQKISQDKVPATVKAAFSKKFPNAAAVKWEMEKGNFEAGFQDNSQHFSAVFDAKGGWLETETAVPATALPMEATNYITSHYKGARVKETAKIVKSNGVVNYEAEINGKDVIFDDKGKFLKEEKE, from the coding sequence ATGAAAACGTATGTATTGTTAGGATGCATGATATTCAGTGTATCTGCATTCGCGCAGAAGATTAGCCAGGACAAAGTTCCTGCAACTGTTAAAGCTGCATTTTCAAAGAAATTCCCCAATGCTGCGGCTGTTAAATGGGAAATGGAAAAAGGAAATTTTGAAGCGGGCTTTCAAGACAACAGCCAGCATTTTTCAGCTGTATTTGACGCGAAAGGAGGATGGCTGGAAACAGAAACAGCGGTTCCTGCCACTGCACTGCCCATGGAAGCAACCAATTACATAACCAGTCACTACAAAGGGGCGAGGGTAAAAGAAACCGCAAAAATTGTGAAATCGAACGGAGTGGTAAATTATGAAGCAGAAATTAACGGAAAGGATGTAATATTTGATGACAAAGGGAAATTCCTGAAAGAAGAAAAGGAATGA
- a CDS encoding TolC family protein, with protein MKQPGISFVLIFYFITAHAQVKDLHYYLEKGRQNSPLLKDYQNQVRLSQADSLRLRAAYGPQVNGVSNSTYAPLIHGYGYDNAITNGGQISALVTATKELNGKKNLNNLLYGIDLQNQSVRNTARISEQDLKKSIASQYIVTYGDWEQYNFNDNVLHLLKEEEVILKKLTETGTYRQTDYLTFLVTLQQQELLLKQLRTQYQVNFGQLNYLCGIIDTAFTPLADPSLNLDNLPSLENTVFYHQFEIDSLKLRNTDAAIDLSYRPKINLYTDGGFNSTLALDPYKNFGVSAGVSLTVPIYDGRQRKMQHSKVAISEETRKNYQDFFSRQYYQQVQQLMQQLASTLELIDQANKQIDYANGLMQANRVLLVHGDVRIADYVIAINNYLNAKNIITQNIVNKYQLINQINYWNSAN; from the coding sequence ATGAAGCAGCCGGGCATTTCTTTTGTGCTTATTTTCTATTTTATAACGGCGCATGCCCAGGTGAAAGACTTGCATTATTACCTGGAGAAAGGCAGACAAAATAGTCCGCTACTGAAGGATTATCAGAATCAAGTAAGATTGTCGCAGGCAGATAGTCTGCGCCTGCGTGCCGCCTATGGGCCACAGGTAAATGGCGTGAGCAATAGTACTTATGCTCCGCTCATTCATGGCTACGGGTACGATAACGCCATTACCAACGGAGGCCAGATAAGTGCCCTGGTAACTGCTACCAAAGAGTTGAATGGAAAAAAGAACCTGAATAATCTGTTGTATGGGATCGACTTACAGAACCAGAGTGTCCGTAATACAGCCAGAATTTCAGAACAGGACCTGAAAAAAAGTATTGCATCGCAATATATCGTCACGTATGGCGACTGGGAGCAATACAATTTTAATGATAACGTGCTACATCTGCTAAAAGAGGAGGAGGTTATTCTGAAAAAGCTCACCGAAACCGGTACTTACCGGCAGACAGATTATCTTACCTTCCTGGTGACCCTGCAACAACAGGAGTTGCTGTTAAAACAATTGCGGACGCAATACCAGGTCAACTTCGGGCAGCTGAACTACCTTTGCGGTATTATAGATACCGCTTTTACCCCTCTGGCAGATCCGTCATTGAACCTGGATAACCTGCCTTCCCTGGAGAATACGGTGTTTTATCACCAGTTTGAGATAGACAGCCTGAAGCTGCGAAATACAGATGCCGCTATTGATTTGTCTTACCGGCCTAAAATAAACCTGTATACGGATGGTGGTTTTAACTCCACTTTAGCCCTTGATCCCTACAAAAATTTTGGCGTCAGCGCCGGCGTAAGTTTAACAGTTCCCATATATGACGGCCGACAGCGAAAAATGCAACATAGTAAGGTGGCCATTTCTGAGGAAACGAGAAAAAATTATCAGGATTTTTTTTCCCGCCAGTATTATCAGCAAGTACAACAGCTTATGCAACAGTTGGCATCTACATTGGAGCTCATTGACCAGGCTAATAAACAAATTGACTACGCCAACGGTCTGATGCAAGCCAACAGAGTATTGTTGGTGCATGGAGATGTCAGAATAGCAGATTATGTGATTGCCATCAATAACTACCTGAATGCAAAGAACATTATTACACAGAATATTGTCAATAAATATCAGTTAATTAATCAGATTAATTACTGGAACAGCGCTAATTGA
- a CDS encoding efflux RND transporter periplasmic adaptor subunit, producing MKLSALLIATWFLLTTACSHTAPAPGEQVTPTGTPVTVSSPERGTTEDIVELNATAAFLLKTNVKASANGYLQTSNIKIGQHVNRGQVLFLLKTKEAENLGNTINKLDSSFRFTGIIPVKATGNGYITQLAIQAGTYVQDGEQLATISNDNSFAFILSLPYELTPLIPANHRVAVTLPDGQQLPGVMEAALPIVDSVAQTQNYVIRVAPGKLIPENLIAKVRLIKSMKANTILVPKAAVLSNESQSEYWIMKMKDSTTAVKVPIQKGLETGGKIEVLSPALTIQDKILISGNYGLSDTATVTVINK from the coding sequence ATGAAATTATCTGCTTTGCTCATCGCCACATGGTTCCTACTGACAACCGCCTGTTCTCATACGGCCCCGGCCCCCGGAGAGCAAGTAACACCAACAGGCACCCCTGTCACCGTTTCCTCTCCTGAAAGAGGGACGACAGAAGACATCGTGGAGCTAAACGCCACAGCCGCTTTCCTCTTGAAAACAAATGTAAAAGCCTCTGCCAATGGTTATCTGCAAACGTCGAACATAAAAATCGGACAGCATGTAAACCGGGGACAGGTATTATTTTTACTGAAAACAAAGGAAGCCGAAAACCTGGGGAACACCATCAACAAGCTGGATTCCTCTTTCCGCTTTACAGGGATTATTCCGGTGAAAGCTACCGGTAACGGCTATATTACCCAGCTGGCCATCCAGGCCGGCACTTATGTTCAGGATGGAGAACAATTAGCCACTATTTCAAACGATAACAGCTTCGCATTTATTCTGAGCCTGCCATATGAACTAACCCCGTTGATCCCCGCCAATCACCGCGTTGCGGTGACCTTGCCGGATGGTCAGCAATTGCCAGGTGTAATGGAAGCAGCGTTGCCCATTGTAGATTCTGTTGCACAAACGCAGAACTATGTAATCAGGGTTGCTCCGGGCAAACTCATTCCTGAAAACCTGATCGCAAAAGTGCGGCTCATTAAATCAATGAAAGCGAATACGATACTTGTTCCCAAAGCAGCCGTACTTTCCAACGAATCGCAAAGCGAATACTGGATCATGAAAATGAAAGACAGCACTACGGCGGTGAAAGTGCCTATCCAAAAAGGACTGGAAACCGGTGGTAAAATAGAAGTGTTGTCTCCTGCGCTCACCATACAGGACAAAATACTCATCAGTGGCAACTATGGCCTTTCAGACACCGCGACTGTCACCGTTATAAACAAGTAA